A part of Rhopalosiphum maidis isolate BTI-1 chromosome 3, ASM367621v3, whole genome shotgun sequence genomic DNA contains:
- the LOC113556392 gene encoding uncharacterized protein LOC113556392 — MDSLISHVGKYQHPTLMDWRRSRILQKAVRQITQVTLIHEFTFLTRGIVSTAYVANGLEDAENNTCYMQYGSTAVHLRNSDAWIHLSHTWESINILCCKWTRRC, encoded by the exons ATGGATTCACTtatctcacacgtgggaaagtatcaacatcctacattAATGGACTGGAGGAGGTCGAGAATATTGCAG aaggcAGTacggcagatcactcaagtcaCGCTGATACATGAATTCACATTTCTCACGCGTGGGATAGTATCAACAGCCTACGTTgcaaatggactagaagatgctgagaataatacgtgttatatgcaat atggcagtacggCAGTTCACTTAAGGAATTCTGACGCATGGATTCACTtatctcacacgtgggaaagtatcaacatcctatgttgcaaatggactagaagatgctga